Proteins found in one Sardina pilchardus chromosome 3, fSarPil1.1, whole genome shotgun sequence genomic segment:
- the LOC134077602 gene encoding uncharacterized protein LOC134077602, with the protein MQAMERMDSKWNTGLNRKVKSEEKVSKSGSETSTKDSGRAQVVGSGWKQTGKESKLVRCKVQVKMDVTLRAMQDSRKPLKVQLRNQKPNCLGDTGIVEAETKSETNPLVACLPLRGKKACSQKWQDVILGWTPVAQENMEKCCVLLSGKKACSQRWQNMVLHGTPAIQDKTGTRTESSSPTLSVLENDNLEAEVQIENAKEGDVQDEHLPPSVRLDDCNQASGDYACRFHFDLEDTF; encoded by the exons ATGCAGGCCATGGAGAGGATGGACAGCAAGTGGAACACCGGACTGAACCGAAAGGTAAAGTCGGAGGAGAAGGTGTCCAAGTCTGGATCTGAGACCTCCACCAAGGACAGTGGAAGAGCTCAAGTTGTGGGCTCTGGATGGAAGCAGACGGGAAAAGAGAGCAAACTGGTGAGGTGCAAAGTCCAGGTGAAGATGGACGTCACCCTACGGGCTATGCAGGACTCCCGGAAACCTCTGAAGGTCCAGCTGAGAAACCAGAAGCCCAACTGTCTGGGTGACACGGGGATTGTGGAGGCCGAGACCAAATCAGAGACCAATCCCCTGG TAGCCTGCTTGCccctgaggggaaaaaaggcctGCAGCCAGAAATGGCAGGACGTGATCCTGGGATGGACACCAGTTGCCCAGGAAAACATGGAGAAGT GCTGTGTGCTCCTGTCAGGTAAAAAGGCCTGCAGCCAGAGATGGCAGAACATGGTCCTGCATGGGACACCAGCCATCCAGGACAAAACAGGGACAC GCACTGAGTCCAGCAGCCCAACTCTGTCTGTACTGGAGAATGATAACTTGGAGGCCGAAGTACAAATTGAAAACGCAAAGGAGGGAGATGTGCAAG ATGAACACCTGCCTCCATCTGTAAGACTGGATGACTGCAATCAGGCATCAGGAGACTACGCCTGT CGTTTCCACTTCGATTTGGAGGATACTTTTTGA